In Porites lutea chromosome 9, jaPorLute2.1, whole genome shotgun sequence, a single window of DNA contains:
- the LOC140948468 gene encoding uncharacterized protein: MSEESQKIANSGGTSPVDFKAMFAELLDDAKRDILAHVQDSIGKVYADFEDYETGPESGEASTECSDTAVATTVATKINDFIQPKTSDQAEGSDGGSFKSLADEFSVLEKTSPAIDANLAEIVKSLLTEKLTKEKLAEVQNKYLRPENCTNLVAPKINKQIWQQLRQETRNNDSAFQKAQSLLLSGLYAVLQLCNSANGDQRNVLTHTAVLLLSANRELNLKRRDLIRPDLNKQYAPLCNPSTAVSTFLFGDDLNKEVEELTKSQKLSNKVTPKRRMEPYKVPASRGVRGRGRFGHSAGRGRASSNSFLGQGRGHARPQQNPRTSATKTQ, encoded by the coding sequence ATGTCTGAGGAGTCTCAGAAAATTGCAAATTCTGGAGGTACTTCGCCCGTGGACTTCAAGGCGATGTTTGCTGAACTTTTAGATGATGCCAAAAGAGACATTTTGGCTCACGTGCAAGACTCTATCGGGAAGGTTTATGCCGATTTTGAAGATTATGAGACCGGCCCTGAGAGCGGTGAAGCGAGCACTGAGTGTTCGGATACAGCTGTTGCAACGACTGTTGCAActaaaataaatgattttatCCAGCCAAAAACCTCAGACCAAGCTGAAGGCTCGGATGGCGGTTCCTTTAAATCACTCGCTGATGAATTTAGCGTTCTAGAGAAAACTTCACCTGCCATAGATGCAAATTTGGCAGAAATAGTGAAGAGTCTGCTTACAGAGAAGCtcacaaaagaaaagttggcCGAGGTACAGAACAAGTACCTCAGACCTGAAAACTGCACTAATTTGGTTGCACCCAAGATAAACAAGCAAATTTGGCAACAATTACGACAGGAGACCAGAAACAATGATTCAGCTTTCCAGAAGGCACAGTCTTTGCTCTTGTCAGGTTTATATGCTGTACTTCAGCTGTGTAACAGTGCAAATGGGGATCAAAGGAATGTTTTGACCCATACAGCAGTCCTGCTGTTGTCAGCAAATAGAGAGCTTAATCTGAAACGAAGAGATCTCATTCGTCCTGACCTAAACAAGCAATATGCTCCTTTATGCAACCCATCTACAGCTGTGTCAACATTCTTGTTTGGAGATGACCTAAACAAAGAAGTGGAAGAGTTAACCAAGTCACAAAAGCTCAGCAATAAAGTGACTCCTAAGAGACGCATGGAACCTTACAAAGTCCCCGCCTCTAGAGGTGTGCGTGGTCGTGGCCGCTTCGGTCATAGTGCTGGCAGGGGAAGAGCCTCCTCTAATTCTTTTTTAGGTCAAGGCCGGGGCCATGCTCGGCCCCAGCAGAATCCCAGGACCTCGGCAACCAAGACCCAGTAG